A genomic stretch from Neomonachus schauinslandi chromosome 16, ASM220157v2, whole genome shotgun sequence includes:
- the GOT2 gene encoding aspartate aminotransferase, mitochondrial isoform X2, translated as MALLHSGRVLSGVAAAFHPGLAAAASARASSWWTHVEMGPPDPILGVTEAFKRDTNSKKMNLGVGAYRDDNGKPYVLPSVRKYVTVQTISGTGALRIGASFLQRFFKFSRDVFLPKPSWGNHTPIFRDAGMQLHGYRYYEPKTCGFDFTGAIEDISKMPQQSVLLLHACAHNPTGVDPRPEQWKEIATVVKKNNLFAFFDMAYQGFASGDGNKDAWAVRHFIEQGINVCLCQSYAKNMGLYGERVGAFTVVCKDADEAKRVESQLKILIRPMYSNPPVNGARIASTILTSPDLRKQWLQEVKGMADRIISMRTQLVSNLKKEGSSHNWQHITDQIGMFCFTGLTPEQVERLTKEFSIYMTKDGRISVAGVTSGNVGYLAHAIHQVTK; from the exons cTCCTGGTGGACCCATGTGGAAATGGGGCCCCCAGATCCCATCCTGGGAGTCACAGAAGCCTTTAAGAGGGACACCAACAGCAAAAAGATGAATCTGGGAGTTGGTGCCTACCGGGATGATAATGGAAAGCCTTATGTGCTCCCTAGTGTCCGGAAG TATGTCACCGTGCAGACCATTTCTGGAACTGGGGCCTTGAGGATTGGAGCCAGTTTTCTG CAAAGATTTTTTAAGTTCAGCCGAGATGTCTTTCTGCCCAAGCCGTCCTGGGGAAATCACACGCCGATCTTCAGGGATGCTGGCATGCAGCTGCATGGTTACCGATACTATGAGCCCAAGACGTGCGGCTTTGATTTCACAGGTGCTATAGAGGACATTTCG AAAATGCCACAGCAAAGCGTTCTTCTCCTGCATGCCTGTGCCCACAATCCCACGGGAGTGGACCCCCGTCCTGAGCAGTGGAAGGAAATAGCAACAGTGGTGAAG aaAAACAATCTCTTTGCATTCTTTGACATGGCCTACCAAGGCTTTGCCAGTGGTGATGGTAACAAGGATGCCTGGGCCGTACGCCACTTCATCGAACAGGGCATTAATGTTTGCCTCTGCCAATCCTATGCCAAGAACATGGGCTTATACG GTGAGCGTGTGGGAGCCTTCACTGTGGTCTGCAAAGATGCTGATGAAGCCAAAAGGGTGGAGTCACAGTTGAAGATCTTGATCCGTCCCATGTATTCCAACCCTCCAGTCAATGGGGCCCGGATTGCCTCGACCATCCTGACCAGCCCTGACCTGCGAAAACAATG GTTGCAGGAAGTAAAAGGCATGGCCGACCGCATCATTAGCATGCGAACTCAGCTGGTCTCCAACCTCAAGAAGGAGGGCTCCTCCCACAACTGGCAGCACATCACTGACCAGATTGGCATGTTCTGTTTCACAGGACTAACGCCCGAGCAG GTGGAGAGGCTGACCAAGGAGTTCTCCATCTACATGACAAAGGATGGCCGCATCTCTGTGGCAGGGGTCACCTCTGGCAACGTGGGCTACCTTGCCCATGCCATTCACCAGGTCACCAAGTAA
- the GOT2 gene encoding aspartate aminotransferase, mitochondrial isoform X1 yields the protein MALLHSGRVLSGVAAAFHPGLAAAASARASSWWTHVEMGPPDPILGVTEAFKRDTNSKKMNLGVGAYRDDNGKPYVLPSVRKAEAQIAAKNLDKEYLPIAGLADFCKASAELALGENNEVLKSSRYVTVQTISGTGALRIGASFLQRFFKFSRDVFLPKPSWGNHTPIFRDAGMQLHGYRYYEPKTCGFDFTGAIEDISKMPQQSVLLLHACAHNPTGVDPRPEQWKEIATVVKKNNLFAFFDMAYQGFASGDGNKDAWAVRHFIEQGINVCLCQSYAKNMGLYGERVGAFTVVCKDADEAKRVESQLKILIRPMYSNPPVNGARIASTILTSPDLRKQWLQEVKGMADRIISMRTQLVSNLKKEGSSHNWQHITDQIGMFCFTGLTPEQVERLTKEFSIYMTKDGRISVAGVTSGNVGYLAHAIHQVTK from the exons cTCCTGGTGGACCCATGTGGAAATGGGGCCCCCAGATCCCATCCTGGGAGTCACAGAAGCCTTTAAGAGGGACACCAACAGCAAAAAGATGAATCTGGGAGTTGGTGCCTACCGGGATGATAATGGAAAGCCTTATGTGCTCCCTAGTGTCCGGAAG GCAGAGGCCCAGATTGCTGCAAAAAATTTGGACAAAGAGTACCTGCCCATCGCGGGACTTGCTGACTTTTGTAAGGCATCTGCAGAGCTAGCCCTGGGTGAGAACAACGAAGTGTTGAAAAGTAGCCGG TATGTCACCGTGCAGACCATTTCTGGAACTGGGGCCTTGAGGATTGGAGCCAGTTTTCTG CAAAGATTTTTTAAGTTCAGCCGAGATGTCTTTCTGCCCAAGCCGTCCTGGGGAAATCACACGCCGATCTTCAGGGATGCTGGCATGCAGCTGCATGGTTACCGATACTATGAGCCCAAGACGTGCGGCTTTGATTTCACAGGTGCTATAGAGGACATTTCG AAAATGCCACAGCAAAGCGTTCTTCTCCTGCATGCCTGTGCCCACAATCCCACGGGAGTGGACCCCCGTCCTGAGCAGTGGAAGGAAATAGCAACAGTGGTGAAG aaAAACAATCTCTTTGCATTCTTTGACATGGCCTACCAAGGCTTTGCCAGTGGTGATGGTAACAAGGATGCCTGGGCCGTACGCCACTTCATCGAACAGGGCATTAATGTTTGCCTCTGCCAATCCTATGCCAAGAACATGGGCTTATACG GTGAGCGTGTGGGAGCCTTCACTGTGGTCTGCAAAGATGCTGATGAAGCCAAAAGGGTGGAGTCACAGTTGAAGATCTTGATCCGTCCCATGTATTCCAACCCTCCAGTCAATGGGGCCCGGATTGCCTCGACCATCCTGACCAGCCCTGACCTGCGAAAACAATG GTTGCAGGAAGTAAAAGGCATGGCCGACCGCATCATTAGCATGCGAACTCAGCTGGTCTCCAACCTCAAGAAGGAGGGCTCCTCCCACAACTGGCAGCACATCACTGACCAGATTGGCATGTTCTGTTTCACAGGACTAACGCCCGAGCAG GTGGAGAGGCTGACCAAGGAGTTCTCCATCTACATGACAAAGGATGGCCGCATCTCTGTGGCAGGGGTCACCTCTGGCAACGTGGGCTACCTTGCCCATGCCATTCACCAGGTCACCAAGTAA